The genomic stretch TGTTTGGCCAGGCTTGGGTGAGTAACTATCCCCCACTAGAACCAGGAAGGACAAATATAGGAAGACAATGAGCAGCACACTGCCTGGAGCAAGTGTTGATACAGAAACTGGTTGAATTTCTTTCCCCTGCAGAGTTTCTATTGTTTTCATGCAGGTAGTCACAGACAGCCATTCAAGCTGGTCATACCTGGGTTGTTTTTCTCACATACCTCAGGTAGTTACAGCCATTCAAGCTGGCCATAGATGACTTGGGGTTTTTTCAGGGTATCTCCCTGCATGCCAAATAAATTGAGTGCACGACGTCTCAGCGCCAGGCAGTTCAGCGCAGGgcgagccgaatgacagctctccctgcggCCGCTAAGCTCCGGGATGTCGTTAAAtaatattccccctccgagttgttgcaaTGATaggtagcattgctgctatgacggcgcccagctttGGTGCTCACAGCGCCGCGCACCGAAATAACCTGCTTTGCAAAAAATCAACCTCTGATTTCAGGCAGTCCATTAATCAGAATTGTGATAAGATATGCCAGAAAATCTTCGTAGAGTCGGGATGTGAGCGATTGATGGCCACACTGCATTGTATTGCACAAAGCTAGCGGTTAAGTCAATTCttgatcagattttttttaaaggtaattgAGATCAGGAATAGTGTTGTAAAATCTGTTACCACTACTCAGTTGGTCTGATGGCTTGCTGGTCAGATTGAGCTGTTATCAACATAAATGGCtagctttaagccccatctagacgatacgattctttatacgattcgattacgattctgtttacgatccgattaaatccaacatgtccgatcaggattcgattcgattcaattcgatttgccattgttttgcaatggcaaatcgaattgaatcgaatcgaatcctgatcggacatgttggatttactcggatcgtaaatagaatcgtaatcaaatcgtataaagaatcgtatcgtgtagatggggctttaggcttGCTCAGCTGACCAGCATGTACTGCCCTTtttgaaaagtgtgtgtgtgtgtgtgtgtgaagcagaAAACTGTCTGTTGTATGAGGCAGCAAAACCCTCAAAAATATTGTctccttaaaggaaatgtcaggcaaaataataaaaaaacaaatttacttggggcttcctccagcccctggaagcttgTGTGTCCCTCACCTCTGTAGCAGCTGCCGACCCGCGGTCACACTCCAGTCGATGGCAGTATTcagaacgctcctggtgacaggtgtGTGAATGCAAGCGGCGCAGGCACAATAGCCACTGACCTCCCCGGATTGgcagctgctatggaggggaccccgggcaacggtaagtaaatctgttttttattgttattcctgatatttctcacacacacacacacacacacttctcaaatttagcatattgtgataaagttcattattttctgtaatgtactgattaacattagactttcataaattttagattcattatacacaactaaagtagttcacgccttttattgttttaatattgatgattttggcatacagctcatgaaaaccccaaattcctatctcaaaaaattagcatatttcatccgaccaataaaagaaaagtgtttttaaaacaaaaaaagtcaatcttcatataattatgttcagttatgcactcaatacttggtcgggaatccttttgcagaaatgactgcttcaatgcggcgtggcatggaggcaatcagcctgtggcactgctcaggtgttatggaggcccaggatgcatcaatagcggccttaagctcatccagaatcagaatcatttatttcgccaagcacgactgggtcgaacccggaattggttttggcatgtACAGGGCTATGTGTGGAATAAGACATACAATATAATACAgtacaaaaaacaatacagtaaacAATACAGATACATCGATTAACCATACATGTTGACACAAGTTAGAGCTCAAGTATGTAAGGTGTAAGATGTGCGGCAGTGCAGTCATGTCGCGTGCTACCGAATGCTACTTGAATGGGGCAGGTAAGAAGTTCGTAGAGTTCAaagagtttacagctgagggaaagaagcTATTCCTGTGTCTTtcagtcctggtgtagatggatcggaatctccggccCAGGGGGAGCCGCTGGAAGAAGCGGAAGCCTGGGTGGGACGGGTCATTGACGatcctcagagctctggagcaaagtctggagttgtagagttgGTCTAGTGGGGGGAGTGATTTCCCGATGATTTTTTCAGCTGAtcttatgaccctctgtagtttgtgcctgtcgctggcggaggcgccagcgtaccagacaaggatggaggtgcagaggacagattcaattgtggctgtgTAGAAGTTCGTCAGAAGCTCCCGGGCcatcccgaacttcttcagttgccgtaggaagaatagcctctgctgggctttcctctgagtGGAGGACGTGTTGGCTTTCCAAGTAAGGTCCTTGGAGATTGTAGTGCCTAGAAGGCGTGTGCAGGGAACCCTTTCCACTTCCGTACCATCGATGCAGATTGGAGGAGGGGTGGCCGCACGTTTTCTAAAGTCCACGATCATCTCTACTGTTTTTGCAGTATTGAGGACTAGGCCATTTTCCCTGCACCAGAGGCAGATTTTGTCAACCTGCTTGCGGTATTCTTGCTCGTCATTTCCGGAGATGAGGCCCACTATTGTTGtatcatcagcaaacttgatgactttgacagagtcccCCGTGGACCTGCAATTGTTGGTGTATAGGGAGAATAAGAATGGGGACAGGACACATCCTTgaggggcacctgtgttggtggtccttggctgCGAGATGATAGTGTCCAGCTTGACGGCCTGGGATCTGTTGCTcaagaagtctgtgatccaatggcgtagggtggggtggacaccGAGGCCAACCAAGTTATCCTGGagtatttgggggctgatggtattaaacgccgagctgaagtcgagtAGGAGGATCCTAGCGTAGGAGTTTGGTTTGTCAAGGTGTTCGTTAacgagctccaagcagatgtttatggcgtcatcggtggacctgttcgctctgtatgcaaactggaatGGGTCCAGCTGTGCCTCAGTGGAACGTTTTAGGAGGGGCAGAACCATgctttcaaaggttttcatgatgacggagtgttgggtcttgcgtctctcaactttctcttcacaatatcccacagattctctatggggttcaggtcaggagagttggcaggccaattgagcacagtaataccatggtcagtaaaccatttaccagtggttttggcactgtgtgcAGGTGCCAGGtcttgctgaaaaatgaaatcttcatctccataaagctttttagcagatggaagcatgaagtgctccaaaatctcctgatagctagctgcattgaccctgcccttgataaaacacagtggaccaacaccagcagctgacatggcaccccagaccatcactgactgtgggtacttgacactggacttcaggcattttggcatttccctctccccaggctTCCTCCAGActatggcaccttgatttccgaatgacatgtaaaagttgctttcatccaaaaaaagtactttggaccactgagcaatagtccagtgctgcttccctgtagcccaggtcaggcactcctgccgctgtttctggttcaaaagtggcttgaactggggaatgcggcacctgtagcccatttcctgcacacgcctgtacacggtggctctggatgtttctactccagactcagtccactgcttccgcaggtcccccaaggtctggaatcggtccttctccacaatcttcctcagggtccggtcccctcttctcattgtgcagcgttttctgccacactttttccttcccacagacttcccactgaggtgccttgatacagcactctgggaacagcctattcgttcagaaatgtctttctgtgtcttaccctcttgcttgagggtgtcaatgatggccttctggacagcagtcaggtcggcagtcttacccatgattgcggttttgagtaatgaaccaggctgggagtttttaaaagcctcaggaatcttttgcaggtgtttagagttaattagttgattcagatgattaggttaatagctcgtttagagaaccttttcatgatatgctaattttttgagataggaattttgggttttcatgagctgtatgccaaaatcatcaatattaaaacaataaaagacttgaactacttcagttgtgtgtgatgaatcatgaactttatcacaatatgcaattttttttagaaggacctgtgtcACTCCCACTCCGTACTATTTCCATGCATATGTAAAATGGAAGCCGGAGATAGCGGTTTGTAGAATATTggttaaaattaccaatattttactactaaattacaatagtaaaatataggtaatctttaccaatattttactatgacataACCTAAAcatgctctcacacagaacccttcctctaccgttgcctaaccctaagaccccccggtggtgcctcacCATAACTCTCCCCTCACCCAGTGGTGCCAAATCCTAACCCTCCCCTGCCCccgtggtacctaaccttaatctacgctggtgcctaaccttaaccccccctattgcctaacctttacccctaAGGACCTCCCCACACTCTTAACAGAACCCGCCTCCTAATCCCCAAGATTTTTGTTGCTGTCGGCGGAAATGTTAAAAGCCGTGATTAACAACTGTAAACAGTAAATAGTGGCTATAAAActtgggcacccaaattactgtttaTAGCCGTTAATCGCAGCTTTTAACATTACCAATTATGGGGGTGCTGTTTTTTAACAAGGTGTCTCCAGTTTTTGCTATTCCTTGCTGCCATCCCTGTGCTTTCAGTAGCAGTATGAGAACTGTGAGGTCTGGTGTTTCCTCCAGACAGGCATGTAATGTTGTGTACTTAACTGCTGTTCACAGATTTGTTTTCTGCATACAGTGTTCTGATTAGGTTTGATTTCTTTGTTCTTACTACATTTTTCCCAGGCATTCTTCTTGAAGAAGGAGCTAATGTTGAGAATTTAGTGAACACCGCTAATTATCTACTGTACAGTACAGACTGGGCTGAAGGCAACGGGCCCTTCCAGAAGGATTTGTAGGTGCGCTGAGCCTGGAAACATGGCTTCCTCATCAGATCAGGCTGATATTTGCTTCAATTCAATTCCACTCATTGCTTTGAACTACAGTACCAGGCAGAGGCTGTCTTTATATCTTAACCCTGATGCAACAGTGGCTTACAACTGGACTAAATTGGCAGAGGAAATGGATTATGACTATCTGGAGATACGGAACTTCGAGAGATTTCCTAACCCGACCTTCACCCTCCTGGAAGACTGGCAGAAAAAGCACTCACAGGCCACTGTCGGGGAGCTGCTGAGGCTGCTGGAGAAGATTGAAAGGGATGATCTTAAAGATGTTACTTCTTTGATAGGTATaaatggtccttaaagaggaactccagtgaaaataatgtaataaaaaagtgcttcatttttacaataattatgtataaatgatttagtcagtgtttacccattgtaaaaacttttaaatccctgatttacattctgacatttattacatggtgacatttttactgttggcagatgacgtagctgctgcatgctttttttcggcagttggaaacagctgtaaactgctatttcccacaatgcaacaaggttcacagacaggaaattgcaagGAGTACCAcgttcctcagagcttcttgtgggaggggttttaccacaatatcagtcatacagagccccctgatggtctgtttgtgaaaaggaatagatttctcatgtaaaagggggtatcagctacggatttgggataaagttcaattcttggttggagtttcactttaagccAGGTCTTCATTGTGAACATAACTTTTTGCCATCTGTTGGAAACACTTTTGAGTAgagttaggctactttcccactatATGTCTTTCATCACTCATTAGAAGTGCGATGTGGCCTATACCATGAAGTATACAGTACACTGAAAGTACCATGTTACAACACCACCACAGATAAGAGGTCCGCACACACTACACTCGCTGTCACCTTGGCCAGTCAGAGGTGAAGCTTTGGCACGCGACCAATCAGGTGGGTgtgctggcaccagaccggcCAGTCACATCCCGCTGCTCCTTTTGTTAACTGGTGCCGATGGTTTCGTGGGCAGGACCACAgcaccgtcattgggccaatcactacaCTCGATCAGTAGCCATGACTTATCAGATGTGACTGCTACTGATTCATTGCAGTGATTGGCTCAGgagaccatcggcaccagttagcgggcggctgtgattggccggtGTGGTGACAGCACTCCCACCTGATTGGTGGCATGGTAAATGAACACGATGTGGCTGATTTATGAAGCTGCGCTGCCATAGCGGCGCAAGCTACATGACCGTACCACAAGCTAAATAAAGGGAGGCATGCTCCTTAGTTACGtacgttgcttacatagcaacacgCGCTCCTTTAAATGCCTGTCGCTGTTGTGAAATATTGCGACCAcaatacttcactagcgtggCTGCTACTAGGGTAATTAACAAAGTTACTAGGGAGGCATTTAAAGGAGCttacgtaactaaggaaggcaggcTACACTGCACAACCTCGTGTAGCGTGCCTCCGTTTATTTAGCTCGCAGTGCTGTCATGTAGTTTGCGCTGCTAAAGCAATGCAGCAATTTTTGTTATTGTTAATTGTGTAATTGTGGTGTTATCCATATTTCAGAAAAAGACTGTAAGAAGTATTTGAAAAAGCAAAAAGAGCAAAGCCAGCCATCACCAGTACAAGATGGGACAGTGGACAGCAGCTGGGGAAAGGATATCACACTGCGTGACGACCCTTCAGGTACTCAATGATGACTTCATTAGAAATACTTAATCAGTATGATTGGCGGACAATCACTCTGATGACTGGTAAAATAAACAACATTAATGCTTGCGCTGCTTTCTGCATAAATCTTGGGTAGCTGCTGGGGAGCAGAGTTGCAGCACTGATCATATAGCTTTGTTGTGTTCTTTCAGAGATGGATAATCAAACCATGTTCCGGACAGGAGAGGCTCtgtaatttttgaattttttatgCTTCCTTAGAGAAGCCAATATATAAAGCAGCTGTAGATCATTACTTTATCGTTTTCTGCATTGTTGCTCATCATAAAACAAAACATAAGCCTGCTTATAATAGTGTGTTTTATGTGGTATGTAAAGGAAATGCGAAGCTACCTAAACaataaacaaagaaaaacaaaatgaagccaaactggaaaaaaaagttagatactcaccaatgtcgagggaaagctctggatcccatacaggattcctgtcctctctctgtgcccttgttCCCCCGCTGTCCCTTGCTCAAATTTGTCACCTTTGGGTGTCTTTCTAAAGACGTCGAATGCACTCGGTGTTCCCAAGAGCTTCCGAAGACTGGTGCGAGCCGACTcctcttcagaagtactcagggaCACGAGTACATCCGAAGCCTCCACGAGGACTCCTGAAATCGCCTTTCGACGAGGTGGTTGAATAACTTTTTCACGGGGTGCCAATGGTGGACCGAGAGCACGGGGAGAGGACTGAGAAGGCGCTATGTCAGGGATGCTGAACTCCAGCCTTCAAGattctcacacatttttggcacagctcaagttATTTGATGGAACAGAATCAGGAAAGATGTGGTCCATCATGTAGAACACAATCCTCATTCCATATGGATATGACCTTCGAGGACTAGAGTTTCGATACCTGTGCTCTAtgtgatccagagccttccctctacatagctgaggctgtaacttcccactgtgaacctagcctgtggGCACTTTTACACTGGGGCGGTGTGGTGCATCAAATTTGTAATcaaagtttgcagtgtgaaaccggccttaggtTTAGCCAAAGTGTTGGAAATTGGTGGGAAGAAATCAATACGTGTTTTGCCATCTTCACACCTGCCTGTGTGGGAAAAACATGTGTTTTTTCCATACGAGTTTTTTCGGACACTAATCCCCTTCATTTGCGTTACAACGCATGTGTTTTGCCACAGTAGCTCAATGATTGtcaataaaaaaacacactatGCAAAATTATGCTGCAGGTTGGGAGTTGTTTTCCCCGCATGTGAAACTTACATTTTATTGTAAACAATCGACTTTGACATTGACTTACACTCCCACTTGTAGtttgaatttgcatgcaaatctgGCAAGTGTGAACCTTGCCTTACTGGACTGGAGTTTAACAAATAGTGGTTTAAAATGTAAGCAGACAATCGTGTATTTTGCATTGTTTTCCCAAAACTACAAGCTCCTTCCTCTGCTATCCTGTTTCCAGACTGCATTGGAACCTATTCTTGCTTTCATAGCTTCATCTCTCCTGTTTACCTGCAGGCTATCTGCCAGAGCAGTTTGATGCCTTCATCTGCTATTGTGCCCAGGACATAAGCTTTGTGCAGGAAATGATCTGTCGGCTGGAGCAGACTAAACATAACCTGAAGCTGTGCGTGTTTGACAGAGACGTCCTCCCTGGTACATGTCTGTGGTCCATAACAAGTGAGCTcatagaaaaaaggtaggtaaacATGGGCCTTCCTAGCTCTGCACAAAATCTGTGACATTCTTCTGCCTTCATATGCATCACTCCATGGTCCCATTACCTGCATTACTAATATGGGACAAAGACTACATGGAAAAGAAATTTCTGGCAACGTTATTTTGTCATTTATTTTAGAAGGGAGTAGAGAAGtaagaacagtggcgtagctaaggtgctgtgggccctgatgcaagttttacagtggggcccccccaagcactctatacataacaattgccactgcgcaccaaaacctgccaatggcaactacagtgtcagaggtgcaagaaggggatggggagcagtttgttagtgattaccaccattcacagtatctatagaagtgataattatgagcaaaggaccaatagagagctaatactgtagttgagggagggcccttcggggcccctctggcccaagggccccgatgcggtcgctacctctgcaccccctattgctacgctcctgAGTAAGAAGCCTGatgtgcactgttttttttacATCTCACTTCATCTTTTTTTTAAGGCCAACTAAACTCAGAATTGCAGCAAATTCTCAAAGTAATCACATTGATCAGTGTAAATGATACTGTACATATTTACCTTTAGAAAAGAAAATGAATTGCCTGCAGTTTCACTTTGTTATGCGGTGCCAGCCATGTTACCTCTTACTATTCCATGTGCATATAGAATTACAGTTTATAAATCAAAATCGGAGTCATCTAAACACATTCAACAGTGTGTaattctgctttaaagtgtaccagagacctcgatatacaaataatttttttacttccccggggcttcctccagcctcataagcagcgccgagtccctcaccgtcctcccatggtcctccgttaagccgcaatcagccccggtaacaagcTCAGTCGTGTCAgttcgggtctactgcgcatgtccagGAGGTCCgcccatgcacagaagacccaacTGACGCGACTGAACCAGTTATCGGGGCTGATTACGGCAGACCGTGggatgacagcgagggactcgtgtgcttatggggctagaggaagcagcGGTGTGTATCAAATCTTTGTATATCGAGGTCTATGGTTTACTTGAAAGGGCGGTTCACCTGTAGCGTGGTGCTGACTGGTGCACACTGCTCAGCACAACTGCTGTCTGTGGTGTAGTAGCATGGCCCCATTCAGTGTTAGTGAAGTAAACTGCTTGTCTCTTCCACCTCAAAATTCACTTGGAAGCATTTTACAGTATTTACGGTGTGTGGTGTGAACAGTGCCATATTTGTGAAGGGGGAGGCCCACGTAGCAGCAGATATGAAGCATCTTATTtgattaaggttttactgcaggagagttcaaagggtcattacttctgctctgtttcatagtttaaaatacagagcgtAGTTTttaaactacaaatattagagaatgatgcaatgttaaaaataaatctgtataactgaaagtaaaaatgactcttctttgctactaatgttccattaattatccgtattacaaattcaattcattataccataagttgttgtgtttttttgttttgtttttttgcttcagtgtcactttaacagatGTGTGCAATGTGTGTGTTGCAGGTGTAGGAAGATGGTGGTGGTCATATCTGACGACTATTTGGACAGCCCAGAGTGTGATTTCCAGACCAAATTTGCTCTTAGTCTTCAACCGGGTATGTATAACATTCTTGAATTGCATGGTGTTTCTCCTCCATCAAAAATATAAcctgctgctaacatgtttcaTGTTTTATGTAAAAAATAACCCCCCAAACTCTATAAATGCAGAGCAGGTGCTACAGAAGTCCAAACACTTACAAAATTTGGCATATTAACCATTTGCGGACGGACGCAGTTGAGATCTCGCCGTTTTCTCCCTGCCGCAGTATACTTGCCCTGCCGTCAGTATAATAGAAGAGCTCTGTGAACTGGTCAGgtgctgttttcattggctcctggccctgtcatcactgtaagccaatcccattggcttacattgattgacagggtcaggagccaatgaaagcagccccTGACCAGCGCACAGCGTTCTGCCGTCATagggacggcagagagaggaACCTGTGACGGGGACAGAACAGTGGGAGGGGCTGATTATTGCGGCGTTTCGTCGGAAGGCTGTGATTCCGTTTTCCGAAGCGGTTTCCTAGACTGAAGAGATGCAAGGACTGCCTTTCGGCAGACTACACAGTCCCTCCACTAGCTATTCAACTGCAGATGTATGTATATGAAGCAGTTATTCTCAGTAATCCATAAGCATTATATTATTGCATTTCTAAAGTTAATTTTCAATTTCATAGGCAACGCTGTGCTTAGATCTCCAATGCTGGAAGATTTCACATTGCTTAATCATATATTTCTTCTCTGTGCAGGTGCTCGTGAGAGAAGACTTATTCCAGTGAAACACAAACCTATGAGGAAACCGTTTCCCAGCATCCTCCGCTTCATTACTGTGTGTGACTATACAAACCCCCACATACAGAGCTGGTTCTGGGACAGGCTCGCCAGGGCTCTGAAGACTCCGCAAACCCCCACATTCAGGGCTGGTTCTGGGACAAGCTCATCAGGGCTGTGAAGAAATGAGAGACTGTGCCTTGGCTCCTGAAGTGGTTATATAGCAGCCACTTCATGGGCTTGGTCAGAGTGAAAGTGAGCTGCTCCTTATATCTGCCGCTCAGTGCCGCCCCCTTCATTGTGCTGTAGAAATGGTGGACTTCATCCCTTAATTTGGGTTTATGGGActgttatgctgcatacacacgatGCTATTTCCGATCAAAGGGAATCGGACGATTATTTCtgtcatgtccaatctgctcctgtTCAATAACGGGATAGATTTTTCGAAGTTATCACGGGAAAATCTATTGCGTTATCTATCAGGAGCAATTTGGACATGTACATATGATGCAACTTCCTCTCTGATTACCCGTCagttggacaggaaattgcatcgtgtgtacccagcattactcatTTATGGGGGATCTACAAAGCGGTGATTTACATTGACAGGATGTAGCTCATTGGTCTGAATGAACTTTATTCTGATTTCAGGGATCCTCAGTTTCCTTTTCCTAGCATAGATACATGATTCAGGTCAGCTTGTAAATACACTTTTATTCCTGTTATGCATGAAGCAATTGGGAAAGGGATTGTTGGGTATAAAGACAGGAGCAGAGTTAATATTAATATTGACTAATTTCCCTTGGCAGCCAATGAAAACAATGAATTAAACAATGGGTTTATTAATGAAAGTTGCGATTATAATGCAATTttttaaatgcacataattattcaatgtgtgcatttaaaaaaatgcatcaaaatgcaatgtattgtgttgattcCCACAATGCTTTTCTCTCACACAACatagaatgtttgcacatgcgTTTAATCTGCATTTTTAACAGTTTActacatgtgattctgattttttttttatttattttttttcaattctatttttgattccaattaaaaaaaacgtagcagcatgcagaaCTTTATTTAATTGGAAGCACAAATTGGACcatataaaaaaatcggaattgcatgtagtgtgcaagaggcctgagtgTGGACACTTGACAGGCCCTTATTAGTGAATGACTTCACTGTTACACAAACCTACTGGTTTCTCATGTTGCTCAGAATGGCGCACTGGATGGTTCTAGGCAGGCTGTTGGCCCTTTAATCTATACAATCTGTTGGCCTCACATATTGGAGAGAAGCTGGTAGATCCTTAGGTAGAATTTTAGGACTACCTCAGGAGAGGCTTCCCATCCTTCCATTCCAGTGCTAGAACCCCTGAAGTTCCACAGAGCTCACCTGCACTACGCAGGCATTCTCTATCAACAAGGCCTTGTTGACGGGCTAGCAGGGGTCTCAGCGCTGGAACGGCAAGGAGGAGGGCGACAGGAAaagtctctggaggatccagaggttcTTCTCTCTTGAGGTAAGTACTCAAAATTAggacacttttttcccttcaggtttattttaacattATGCTACTGTGAGCTGTTAATCCACCACTTGCAGCTACTGCGTTCCTGCTACACATTCATTTTATATGGAGGGTGATATCACTGTAATCCAGGGGCCTGACCAATCACAGAAGCTCATGTTTATATCACGCAATCCATGTTCTCACCACttctatgttttgttttgtttttaaactgttttgtaTGTTCTTTGCTGAGTTTTCTTTCATCTTTTTTACTTGTATGTTGTCATTTTTAAGGAAAATACAAAGAACGTTGCCTTTCTATAGGGCAcccatttcttttttttcatatgGTGCGTATGTGATTATTttactaaatacattttttaatataccGTAAGAGatactttgttttgttttcaaattTAGAGGATTTTAGTCAGGATAAAAATTGCCAGTAAAATTTTATCAGGTTATGCCTGCTTGGTGTTTTAGAGTCAGGGATGGGCTCATGAGTAATCACGAGtgcttactcgtgattcaaatgaggcttaattgccacaggtgtgcgcttggaTGATgacggttatttacccataatgccACCGTCCTGCCTGCGCTTCAAACAGcttgcacacgtcctattggatgcgttgcaagccttaccactgcg from Hyperolius riggenbachi isolate aHypRig1 chromosome 5, aHypRig1.pri, whole genome shotgun sequence encodes the following:
- the MYD88 gene encoding myeloid differentiation primary response protein MyD88, translated to MASSSDQADICFNSIPLIALNYSTRQRLSLYLNPDATVAYNWTKLAEEMDYDYLEIRNFERFPNPTFTLLEDWQKKHSQATVGELLRLLEKIERDDLKDVTSLIEKDCKKYLKKQKEQSQPSPVQDGTVDSSWGKDITLRDDPSGYLPEQFDAFICYCAQDISFVQEMICRLEQTKHNLKLCVFDRDVLPGTCLWSITSELIEKRCRKMVVVISDDYLDSPECDFQTKFALSLQPGARERRLIPVKHKPMRKPFPSILRFITVCDYTNPHIQSWFWDRLARALKTPQTPTFRAGSGTSSSGL